The Streptomyces kanamyceticus DNA segment TGCCGCGACCACCTCGCCCTCGCGGAGTTCTACGCCGCGATCATCGGCGGCACCCCCGTCCGGGACGAGGCCGACGCGGACTGGATCGAGCTGACGGGCCACGAGGGCACGACCCTCGCGTTCCAGGAGTCCCCCGGCCACGTACCGCCGACGTGGCCGTCCGACGACGGCTCGCAGCAACTGCACCTGGACCTCACGGTGGACGACCTGGACGTCGCGGAGAAGCAGGTGCTCGCGCTCGGCGCCACCGTCCTCGACGCCACGGACAGGGACCGGAGCTGGCGCGTGTACGCCGACCCGGCAGGGCACCCGTTCTGCCTCTGCGCCGATTGAGGATC contains these protein-coding regions:
- a CDS encoding VOC family protein; translation: MTIAKLRAVALDCRDHLALAEFYAAIIGGTPVRDEADADWIELTGHEGTTLAFQESPGHVPPTWPSDDGSQQLHLDLTVDDLDVAEKQVLALGATVLDATDRDRSWRVYADPAGHPFCLCAD